The Candidatus Methylomirabilota bacterium genome contains the following window.
GTAGTCCTCGCTCTCGAACGCCTCCAGCTGCAGCTCGCGCAGCCGCTGGCGGTGCACTTCGGTCATGCCGGCCAGATGCGCCTCCACGGTCATCTTCGCGCCCTGCACCGAGAGCGGCGCGTTGTCCGCCACCTGCCGCAGGTAGTCGTAGGTGTAGGACTCCAGCTCGGCCGCGGGCAGCAGCCGCTGGATCAAGCCCATCGCCAGGGCCTCACGATCGCTCACGGTTCGGGCCGAGTAGAGGATGTCCTTGGCGTAGGCCGGCCCCGCCAGGTCGATCAGCTGGCGCACGGCGTCGGCCCCGTAGAGGATGCTCAGGCGCGCCGCGGGAATGCCGAACTTCGCCCCCTGGGCGGCGAAGCGCAGGTCGCACGCCATCGCGATGCCCATCCCGCCGCCCATGCAGAAGCCGTGGATCATCGCCACGGTCGCCTGGGGGCACCCGCGGATCGCCGCGTAGGCGGCGCTGGTCTGGGCGTTGTAGCGAAGCGTCGACTCGGTGTCCTTGCGCTGCTCCTCGAACTCGGAGATGTCGGCGCCGGACGCGAACGCCTCCATCCCCGCCCCGCGATACACGATGGCGCGGATGGAATCGTCCTTGGCAATGCCGTCTGTCACGCGCGCGATCTCGGCCCACATGCCGAGGCTGATCGCGTTGCGGACCTTCGGCCGGTTGAACACCACCGTGGCGAGGGGGCCGTCGTGGCGCACGACGATGTCCGCGGTGTCGCTCATTTCGCCCCCCTCGTTGACGCCCGCCCCGCCCAGGGCCTCGGCCTCGACCGGCCCGTTCCGGACCAGAGTGTCACCCCGGGCGCTGTTCACGGACGAAAAGTGTAGCAGAGATCGACGGCGCGCTCCTCAAGACGGAGGGGGCCCACCGGGGCGCGACATGGCCGCTCTCACCACCCGGCCGAGCTGCTCGTACGCAAAGGGCTTGGCGAGCAGGACCAGATCGGGTCGAGCCCGCCGCACGGCGGCGAGCGCCTCGGGGCCGTCGGCGGCGGTCTCCACCGCGTACCCCCGGACGGCGAGATACTCGCTCAGCGCCTCGGCCACCTCTCGCTCGTCATCGACGATCAGGATCCGCTTCGCTGAGGCTGCCATGTCGCTCAAGGGGCGGAGCCGCGCCTGGTCCTCATCGACCGGTCGACTGTGATCTCTCCAGCGCCATGGCGACGACGGGCTCGATCTGCCGGATGTCGAACGGCTTGGGGATGTAGCCGAAGGCGCCACTTCTCATGGCCTCCGAGAAGGCGGTGCGGTCCGCCATCCCGGTAATCATGATGACGGGAAGGCTTGGATCAATCGAGCGGACCCGCCGGAGAACCTCCAAGCCGTTGATGTCCGGCAGGGCAACGTCGAGCAGAACGAGATCCGGACGCTCGGAGGCGATGGCCGCCAGCGCGTCAGAGCCGTTGGCGGCTCGGTCCACAATGTAGGTCTCCCAGGAGTCCCGCAGGATCGCCGTCAGGGTCTCCACGATCACCGGGTCGTCATCGACGATGAGAATTTTCTTGGGTACGACGGCCATGTTCAGTCGACCCGGCCGGCCTGCTGGGTCCTTCGTGGCATCTGCAGGCTCCTTTTCGCCGGTCTGGGCTCCCGGCAGCGCCGAACGTATGTCGAGAGGGTTTGAGACGTCAAGGTCCTCTCCAGCCGCGCCCGGGCCTGCCTCGCTCGGGGCGAGCCGGTCAGCCGCGGCGAGGCCACCCAGTGTAACTCTTTCCTGGCGGTCGAATCTCGGCGAGAACGGCTCCCCGGCGCAACCCCGTTCGCCCTGGCACGCTACCTGCTGCTCCAAGCGTAGCGTCCACCAGAGCCGCAATCGTGTTTCCAGGAGGCTCACATGCTGTACTACGCGCTCGTGTTCTTGATCGTCGGCCTGATTGCCGGTGCCCTCGGGGTGGCCGGCGTGGCCGAGGTCGCGGGGCAGATCGCCTGGATCCTGTTCGTGGTCGGCATTGTGCTCGTCGTGGTGCACATGGTGCGAGGGCGTGTACCGCCAGCCGCGTGAGTGGGGCGCGCCCGAGACCGTGGCGCCGGAAAGGAGTGAACCGTGAACCGAGACACCCTCAAGGGTCAATGGATGCAGCTCAAGGGAAAGGTCCGCACGCAGTGGGGCAAGCTCACCGATGACGATGTCGAGCAGGCCCAGGGCAACGTCGAGATGCTGATCGGGAAGATCCAGGAGCGGTATGGCCACAGCCGTGAAGAGGCTGAACGTGAATTGGACCGGTGGCTGGAGCAGCAACGAATGACCCAAGCCTCCTAGGTCCAGCTGAACACCGGAATTCCGACGAGGGGCTCGGCCACCCAGGCCGGCCCCTTCGTTCTTCGCCCGAAGGAAGTTGGTGGCGGTGGGAGGAATTGAACCTCCGACACGGGGCTTATGAGACCCCTGCTCTGCCGCTGAGCTACACCGCCGTGAGCAGGGCAACAACCAGCGTTGTGAGTGTACCGCAACTCCGACCGACGCGCCCGAAAACATCCCCGAACCGCCTCCACGGCCGACGCCGCTCGCCGCTGGCGGCGAGGCGGTCGTCGTCGGAAAGTAGCCGCCGTTTACGGGCGAAATGGACTGGACAGGTGAGACGTTTTGCTATAATCCGGGCTCGAGCATCCCAACGGTAGCGACTCAAGCTACAGGCAGGCCGGGCACGGCTCGGAGGAACCTTCACATGCAGTTCCGGACACACTCCTGGGATTCCGCCGCCGAACTCCATCAACCGAACCCGAACGGGGACGAAGAGGAGGAGGACGACGAGCTCGAGGAGGACGAGTTGGACGACGAGGACGAGTTCGACGAAGACTTCGAGGACGATGAGCTCGATGACGAAGACGAGCTCGAGGAGGACGAAGAAACCCTGATCGACGAGGAGATCGAGGACGAGGGAAAGGACGAGGAAGAAGACCACCACGACCAGTAGTCCACCACGCGGCTAGGGGGGCACGGATATGGCGCTGTTCAGTGGAGAAGGCTGGCTGTTCCTGCTCCGATGGTTTCACTTTCTCGCCGGAATCACCTGGATCGGGATGCTTTACTACTTCAACTTCGTCCAGACCCCGTTCTTCGCCACGGCGGAGGCGCCCGTCCGGACCGGCATGATCGCCGGCAGCCTCGTCGGCCGCGCGCTCTGGTGGTTCCGCTGGGGCGCGATGTTCACCTTCCTCACGGGGTGGTTGATCGTCCTGCACAAGATGTTCGCCCAGTACGGCGGCGCGCGCGAGTTCTTCGCGAGCGCTTACGGGTGGAAGATCTTCTTCGGCGGTATCCTGGGCACCGCGATGTGGTTCAACGTGTGGTTCATCATCTGGCCCGCCCAGAAGGTGGTCATCGCCTCCGCGACGCAGGTCGCCAAGGGCGGGCAGGCCATCGCCGAAGCTGCCGCCCGGGGCCAGCGCTCGGGGTTCGCGTCGCGGACCAACACGTTGCTCTCGATCCCGATGCTCTTCTTCATGGGCGCCGCCGCCCATCTCGCGATGGCCGACCCGACCACGCGCGGGGCCAAGATCGGCGCCTTCATCCTGCTGGCCATCGTCGTCGCCGCCGCCGAGGTGAACGCCCTCGTCGGGACCACCGGCGCCGGCAAGAAGATGCTCAGTACCCTGAAGGGCACGTTCTGGAGCGGTTTCATCCTCACCGCGATCCTGTACTTCCTGCTGGCGGCGATGATGCGCTAGGCGCGCGGCGCGCGCGCAAGGAACCGCCGATGGCCCGGTGACCATCGCCGGGCCATCGGCGCTGCTAGTGCCGTTCCAACTTGTTGATACTAAACCTGTCCACGAACGACGTACACGGTGCCTTCCTAGGCGCGAATAGTTGGAACGGCACTAGTCTTTCAAGTATTCGGCGAGGGCGGGGATGTCCGAGGCGACCGCCGGCTGCGGCGGCATGATCGACGTCGAGCGTTTCGGCCGGTAGCCGGCCGGGTAGCTTCCCCTGAGGATCTTCGCCTCCAGCAGCTCGCGCGAGGCCCCCTTCAGGGATGGTCCCACGGGGCCGGCCTGCCCGGGATCGGTCGCGTGGCACTGCGTGCACTGAGCGAGGTAGACCTGCCGCCCGCGCTGGGCCAGCGGGTTCTTCGGCGCGGATTCCGTGCAGCCGACCGCGGCCAGCGCGAGGGCGAGCGCCGCCAGCAGGACCACCCCACCGGCGGACCTCACTCGAGGTCCCGGGCCAGGCTGCGCGTGGTCTCCTCGGAGAGGACCGTACGCGCGCGCTCCTTGGGGTGATCGACCACCAGCGCGACCTGGGCCTGGCCGAAGATGCGCCGGGCCTCGGGCGGGAGCGGGAAGCGGACGAAGTGGACCGCGCTGATCTTGCCGCGCTCCTCGTCAGAGTGCCCGGCCTCGAAGACGCCCACGATCGTGTGGGGGCCTACCTCCATCCGCACGTAGTCACGGGTGTCGATGCCCAGCAGCCTGTCGAGGATCGGTTTGATCTGCGGCGGCTCGGTGATCTCGATCATCATGGTCGCAGCCAGGTCCCCGGGTCCCGGCAGCAGTGCGTTGTAGACCCCGACCTCCTCGGCGATCCGGGCTTCGTCGACGATGCGCTCGGTCCGGCACATCTCCTGGATCTGGAAGGAGACCGTCTCCCGGTTCTCGAACACGAAGGAGAGGTACCGACCGACCGGGACGCGCCGCACCGCCTTCAGCGCGATGATGGCCCGCCGGTGCTCCTCGCGGACCTTCTCGTACTCGTGGAGATTGAGGATGTCGGCGACCGTGAGCGGGTTCATGGCTCCGCGTCGATCCCGTAGGCCGCGGCCAGGATCTGGATCGGGTGTCGCGGCGTCCGGCCGGTGCCCTCGGCGATCTGCAGCGCGGCCAGCGGGCAGTCCGTGGCGCAGGTCGCGGCGCCGGTAACGGCGATGGCGTCGAAGAGCGGCCGGGCGAGCTTGAGCGACAGCTCGTAGTACTCCTTCTTGAGCCCCCACGTCCCGTCCACCGCCGAGC
Protein-coding sequences here:
- a CDS encoding enoyl-CoA hydratase, whose amino-acid sequence is MSDTADIVVRHDGPLATVVFNRPKVRNAISLGMWAEIARVTDGIAKDDSIRAIVYRGAGMEAFASGADISEFEEQRKDTESTLRYNAQTSAAYAAIRGCPQATVAMIHGFCMGGGMGIAMACDLRFAAQGAKFGIPAARLSILYGADAVRQLIDLAGPAYAKDILYSARTVSDREALAMGLIQRLLPAAELESYTYDYLRQVADNAPLSVQGAKMTVEAHLAGMTEVHRQRLRELQLEAFESEDYREGTRAFLEKRPPRFQGR
- a CDS encoding response regulator gives rise to the protein MAASAKRILIVDDEREVAEALSEYLAVRGYAVETAADGPEALAAVRRARPDLVLLAKPFAYEQLGRVVRAAMSRPGGPPPS
- a CDS encoding response regulator, which gives rise to MSLLETRLRLWWTLRLEQQVACQGERGCAGEPFSPRFDRQERVTLGGLAAADRLAPSEAGPGAAGEDLDVSNPLDIRSALPGAQTGEKEPADATKDPAGRPGRLNMAVVPKKILIVDDDPVIVETLTAILRDSWETYIVDRAANGSDALAAIASERPDLVLLDVALPDINGLEVLRRVRSIDPSLPVIMITGMADRTAFSEAMRSGAFGYIPKPFDIRQIEPVVAMALERSQSTGR
- a CDS encoding DUF1328 family protein encodes the protein MLYYALVFLIVGLIAGALGVAGVAEVAGQIAWILFVVGIVLVVVHMVRGRVPPAA
- a CDS encoding CsbD family protein → MNRDTLKGQWMQLKGKVRTQWGKLTDDDVEQAQGNVEMLIGKIQERYGHSREEAERELDRWLEQQRMTQAS
- a CDS encoding urate hydroxylase PuuD; translation: MALFSGEGWLFLLRWFHFLAGITWIGMLYYFNFVQTPFFATAEAPVRTGMIAGSLVGRALWWFRWGAMFTFLTGWLIVLHKMFAQYGGAREFFASAYGWKIFFGGILGTAMWFNVWFIIWPAQKVVIASATQVAKGGQAIAEAAARGQRSGFASRTNTLLSIPMLFFMGAAAHLAMADPTTRGAKIGAFILLAIVVAAAEVNALVGTTGAGKKMLSTLKGTFWSGFILTAILYFLLAAMMR
- a CDS encoding cytochrome c — encoded protein: MRSAGGVVLLAALALALAAVGCTESAPKNPLAQRGRQVYLAQCTQCHATDPGQAGPVGPSLKGASRELLEAKILRGSYPAGYRPKRSTSIMPPQPAVASDIPALAEYLKD
- a CDS encoding DUF3501 family protein, which translates into the protein MNPLTVADILNLHEYEKVREEHRRAIIALKAVRRVPVGRYLSFVFENRETVSFQIQEMCRTERIVDEARIAEEVGVYNALLPGPGDLAATMMIEITEPPQIKPILDRLLGIDTRDYVRMEVGPHTIVGVFEAGHSDEERGKISAVHFVRFPLPPEARRIFGQAQVALVVDHPKERARTVLSEETTRSLARDLE